The sequence below is a genomic window from Cicer arietinum cultivar CDC Frontier isolate Library 1 chromosome 6, Cicar.CDCFrontier_v2.0, whole genome shotgun sequence.
GCAGCTTTGCTTCTGCTGCTTCTAATTTCATAGCATTCTCAGAATTGCCTGGCATTTCTCTTACTTTTGCCTGGCGTTTAGAAACTTCAATAGCCTGTCTAGGTTCAAAAGACAGAGTAATTACAAGTCAACATAAGATAGGTAAATACAATCATTAATAAAAACAGGTACTGAAATGCCGGAGAAGACAAAGAATGCAAAAAGTGGATAAGAAGTTTAAATGGAAGCAACACGTTTTGAAAAGTCAAATGAAAGATAAACCCCATAATACCTGAGCTTCTGCTTCTTGTCGCATTCTATCGTAACGTTGAGCAAGATGCCGAGCATCCTCCAATGGAGCTCCAACCACCATTGCCCTTAAGGGTTCTGCAACCTATTCAGCACGGAGCACAATTTCAATCAGAGTTATTAGGTTGAGATGGCAATCACACATTGGTTAATAAACAATCCGAGTTCACCATTACAAATAGAGACATGCTTTAGGCCAAACCAAGCTTTCCAAACATGCTGTAAATCCCATTTATATATTCAGTAAAACAGTTAGGTTATGAGAGAAAAATATCCATTACTTCTGCAGGTCAGATTCGAACATCATAATCTTACAATTACAGGTAGCTGCATGATGAACTCATACATAACAAGccacaaacacacacacacacacacaattaaCCTGTGTACCAAGAGCTTTTAGTAAGTTTCCTCGCTCCTTCTCCATTTGGGCACGGGCTCGTGCATAACTTAGAGCAGCCCTGCACAATGTACCCCCACTGGTACACGTATTTTCCGACCCATATTTCCTACTATCTTCCGACAACTTTGTTCCTATTCAATGAGAAATATATAATCTCGTTAACAATATTTTACGCAAactaataattacaataaaactTTATAGAAGCTTCATTAACCAACATGAATTACCTATTTCAACTTGCTTGGACCCCGTAACAATATAACCTTCAACTCCACGAACAACGTCCCTTTGATAATGCTGAAAACACAAAAGTTGCCACTATCAGCCTTCAGAGAGAACGAATAACTTGGGATCAAATACAAATGTAAGTAAAGGATCACCATCAAAGAAAAAACTAACCTTCCCCGCACGTGTTGATATATAAAGTTTTTCAAGTCTCTGGTGTAGGTGAAGCTCTCTCTCATCGGTAACCATGTTATCTGAACCTCCATAACCGCCAGCTCCAAACTGTTTCAGAACAGCCTAGAATAGCAATAATTCAGGattttcatcaacaccttgataAACAAAACAATCAAAACGAAAAAACCAACAACTAAGAAAcaaaaagcaaaataaatacatataaagcAACGCAATTACACATCGCTCAGTGATTTCAAAATCAGCTACCGAGTTAAAAGCATAAGCAACATAAGATATACTACAAGCTTAAAATTCAACTTCAATCTATagcatttatttattgaattccGCAATGTAAGTGTGAAATTCAATTAGATCCAATACTATTTGGTTTCATATTCACAAGAACAACAATCCCAATGTTACATAACCGaaactaaattattataataattacgGAAATGGAAAATTGAAAACCAGTTCAATAACAGGTCAGTTAGACGAAAATAGCGACGAATCGTATCAAATGAAAAGAAAAGCGTAAAACGAAGAAGAAATGGAAAGATCTGGTGAAGAATTTGGAGATAGGTTTTGTGTACGAACCTGTTGTTGACGAGCGACTTGTTCTCGAAGCTTCGAGGCTTGTTTTCTGATAGCATCCATTAGAGAAACGAATGAATTGAATCTGAATCTATTTTGAAAGTGAAAGAGTTTCAGTCTCACAACACCGATTCACCAAAAATCAACAATTCAAAAACTATCTTCATTCGTTCATTGAGAAAGAAACTTCATCCAGAAACCTGTTTGTTTCGAaa
It includes:
- the LOC101495269 gene encoding SH3 domain-containing protein 2-like: MDAIRKQASKLREQVARQQQAVLKQFGAGGYGGSDNMVTDERELHLHQRLEKLYISTRAGKHYQRDVVRGVEGYIVTGSKQVEIGTKLSEDSRKYGSENTCTSGGTLCRAALSYARARAQMEKERGNLLKALGTQVAEPLRAMVVGAPLEDARHLAQRYDRMRQEAEAQAIEVSKRQAKVREMPGNSENAMKLEAAEAKLQDLKTNMTILGKEAAAALAAVEAQQQRLTLQRLITMVEAERAYHQVVLQILDQLEGEMISERQRIEAPPTRNVDNDMPPPPPYEEVNGVYASQTHNGSADIMSYFLGEVLFPYSAVSEVELNLSVGDYIVIRKVTNNGWAEGECKGKAGWFPFSYIERRDRVLASKVAEVF